A stretch of the Drosophila sechellia strain sech25 unplaced genomic scaffold, ASM438219v1 Y_29, whole genome shotgun sequence genome encodes the following:
- the LOC116803447 gene encoding WD repeat-containing protein on Y chromosome-like, with translation KNFLHSIYILLIILNINHYFLLSVPESEKIHVCMPKLRLEFIFLRKELFMTRAKRAVRNQAEPLLVSSYKGHLKAINSIAFINLPKIIFTGSHDYSCRLWTQGGRYLGTLGTVLPWSRLTPFERAGDDNHLYRMPPDIKKVASSTTLKVISGLQAETSIKISKGKAVEDREEDTGQTEDATELRKLLDKPVKEPIVGKHFELPGRSVLDQHIELDTTQSYIAVFTQLKVHSTEMLERLPTPAVVSRVQAENYMDHYIPVEGKVDVSGSAINIKQPLRRRSDKASDTHNVNTLGARDLVPLDFSSSHASQS, from the exons ATAAGAACTTTCTACATTCTATCTACATTTTACTTATCATTTTGAATATTAATCATTATTTTCTTCTTAGTGTTCCAGAGTCTGAGAAAATACATGTTTGCATGCCAAAATTACGTCTGGAGTTTATATTTCTTAGAAAAGAACTTTTTATGACTAGAGCCAAGCGAGCGGTTCGAAATCAAGCAGAGCCCCTTTTAGTCAGTTCCTATAAAGGTCATCTTAAAGCTATAAATTCTATAGCCTTCATCAATCTaccaaaaattatatttac gGGAAGCCATGATTACTCCTGCCGGCTTTGGACCCAAGGTGGTCGGTACTTGGGAACACTTGGTACCGTTTTACCATGGTCAAGGCTTACGCCCTTTGAACGCGCTGGTGACGATAACCATTTGTATCGAATGCCCCCAGATATTAAAAAAGTGGCCAGCTCAACAACTCTAAAGGTAATTTCGGGACTACAAGCCGAGACAAGTATAAAGATATCCAAGGGAAAGGCAGTTGAAGATCGGGAGGAAGACACCGGTCAAACGGAGGATGCAACTGAGTTAAGAAAACTTCTCGACAAGCCTGTTAAAGAACCAATAGTGGGAAAGCATTTCGAATTACCTGGTCGGTCGGTTTTAGATCAGCATATAGAACTGGATACAACACAAAGTTATATTGCTGTTTTTACGCAACTGAAGGTGCATTCCACTGAAATGTTGGAGCGCCTTCCAACGCCAGCGGTGGTTAGCCGTGTCCAAGCTGAGAATTATATGGACCACTATATCCCCGTAGAGGGAAAAGTAGATGTAAGTGGTTCTGCGATAAATATAAAGCAACCGTTACGTCGGCGATCTGATAAAGCAAGTGACACGCATAACGTAAACACATTAGGAGCCCGGGATCTTGTACCATTAGATTTTAGTTCCAGCCATGCGTCGCAATCGTAG